In Phormidium yuhuli AB48, one genomic interval encodes:
- the cobW gene encoding cobalamin biosynthesis protein CobW has protein sequence MPAKLPVTVITGFLGAGKTTLIRHLLQHNQGRRIAVLVNEFGEVGIDGDLLRSCQVCDEEEDASSNILELANGCLCCTVQEEFLPTMQELLLRRDRIDNIVIETSGLALPKPLVQAFRWQEIRTGATVDGVVTVVDCEAIAEDRLVSDLEALEAQRQADESLEHETPLEELFEDQLNCADLVLLTKCDRVADDRYYQIRTWLESQVRPGVKLVPCHQGEIESSVLLGFNASVEDDLENRPSHHDGEHDHDHDDEINSVCLTFDQPLNPKTLTQRLQDLVEQEEIYRIKGFVNVANKPMRMVLQGVGQRFESFFDRPWKPEEPRQTRLVFIGQGLESERLSWVFEG, from the coding sequence ATGCCAGCGAAACTACCTGTCACCGTCATTACCGGGTTTTTAGGGGCCGGAAAAACTACCCTGATTCGTCATCTCCTGCAACATAACCAGGGCCGTCGCATCGCCGTTCTGGTCAACGAGTTCGGTGAGGTGGGGATTGACGGAGACTTGTTGCGCTCCTGTCAGGTCTGTGATGAGGAGGAAGACGCTAGCTCTAACATCTTAGAATTGGCTAACGGTTGTCTCTGTTGTACGGTTCAGGAAGAGTTTTTACCGACGATGCAGGAACTCCTGTTACGTCGCGATCGCATTGACAATATCGTCATTGAAACCTCGGGGCTGGCCTTGCCGAAGCCTCTCGTTCAAGCCTTCCGTTGGCAAGAAATCCGCACCGGGGCCACCGTCGATGGGGTGGTGACGGTAGTCGATTGTGAGGCGATCGCCGAGGATCGCTTAGTGAGCGATTTAGAAGCCTTGGAGGCTCAACGGCAGGCCGATGAGAGTTTAGAACATGAAACGCCCCTTGAGGAGTTATTTGAGGACCAGCTCAATTGTGCCGATTTGGTCTTACTGACGAAGTGCGATCGCGTCGCCGATGATCGCTATTATCAGATCCGAACCTGGCTAGAGTCTCAGGTGCGTCCTGGGGTGAAGTTGGTTCCCTGTCATCAAGGGGAAATTGAGTCCAGTGTTTTATTGGGCTTTAATGCCTCAGTAGAAGACGATTTAGAGAATCGCCCCAGTCATCATGACGGCGAGCATGACCATGATCATGATGATGAGATTAACTCCGTCTGTTTAACCTTTGATCAGCCCCTAAACCCCAAAACCCTAACTCAGCGACTGCAAGATTTGGTGGAACAGGAAGAAATTTACCGCATTAAAGGCTTTGTTAATGTGGCGAACAAACCCATGCGTATGGTGTTACAAGGGGTCGGACAACGGTTTGAGTCCTTCTTCGATCGCCCCTGGAAGCCGGAAGAACCCCGCCAAACTCGTTTGGTGTTTATTGGCCAAGGGTTGGAGAGTGAGCGGTTAAGTTGGGTTTTTGAGGGGTAG
- a CDS encoding LOG family protein: protein MSSPQQIPGQGPDLTPEQRFEFLSQEISHLVEELPNHEHWTWISRSLSTLVNLAKYDTDRLDWKIVSHSLKDMERGLDVFQPYRHVRKIAIFGSARTASDRPEYHLARDFARRLAEYGFMVITGAGGGIMAAGNEGAGTENSFGLNIQLPFEQSSNPYIQDDPKLVDFKYFFTRKLFFLRESDAIALFPGGFGTMDEAFETLTLMQTGKYGPAPLVLIDRPGGDYWYGWQNYLKTCLLENGTISEDDLSLYRITDNVETACEVIRDFYRTYHSSRYVGDRLVIRLKSPLSDEALQRLNEDYQDILTEGKIERTAPLPEESRQGEPSLPRLVLSFNQKNFGRLYEMIRFLNSLDQQTEEREHPESK from the coding sequence ATGTCATCTCCTCAACAGATCCCTGGACAAGGCCCTGATCTAACCCCAGAGCAACGTTTCGAGTTTCTCTCCCAGGAAATTTCTCATTTAGTTGAGGAACTGCCCAATCACGAGCATTGGACCTGGATTTCTCGCTCCCTCTCCACCCTCGTCAACCTGGCGAAATACGATACCGATCGCCTCGACTGGAAGATTGTCAGCCATTCCCTCAAGGATATGGAACGGGGCTTAGACGTCTTCCAGCCCTATCGTCATGTGCGTAAGATTGCCATCTTCGGCTCAGCCCGAACCGCTAGCGATCGCCCAGAATACCACCTAGCCCGAGACTTTGCCCGTCGCCTGGCGGAGTACGGCTTTATGGTTATCACTGGGGCCGGCGGTGGCATCATGGCCGCCGGAAATGAAGGTGCGGGAACGGAAAACTCCTTTGGCTTAAATATCCAACTTCCCTTTGAGCAAAGCTCAAATCCCTATATCCAGGATGACCCCAAGCTGGTTGATTTCAAATACTTCTTCACCCGCAAACTCTTTTTCCTGAGGGAAAGTGATGCCATTGCCCTCTTCCCCGGTGGCTTTGGGACGATGGACGAAGCCTTTGAGACGCTGACTCTGATGCAAACGGGGAAATATGGTCCAGCGCCCCTGGTGCTGATTGATCGCCCTGGGGGAGACTATTGGTATGGCTGGCAGAACTACCTTAAAACCTGCCTCCTGGAAAACGGAACCATCAGCGAAGACGACTTAAGTTTGTACCGTATTACCGACAATGTCGAGACGGCCTGTGAGGTGATCCGAGATTTTTATCGCACCTACCATTCCAGTCGCTATGTGGGCGATCGCCTTGTCATCCGTCTCAAGTCCCCCCTATCGGACGAGGCACTACAACGCCTAAATGAAGATTATCAGGATATCCTGACGGAAGGTAAAATCGAACGAACTGCCCCCCTACCCGAAGAATCACGCCAGGGGGAGCCGAGTCTACCGCGCTTAGTTCTATCCTTTAATCAAAAGAACTTCGGCCGCCTCTATGAGATGATTCGCTTCCTCAACAGTTTGGATCAGCAAACCGAGGAACGGGAGCATCCGGAGAGTAAATAG
- the trxA gene encoding thioredoxin, whose product MSATAEVSDASFKNDVLESELPVLVDFWAPWCGPCRMVGPVVEEIAQQYEGQVKVVKLNTDDNPEVASKYGIRSIPTLMIFKDGQRVDMVVGAVPKTTLANTLEKYL is encoded by the coding sequence ATGTCAGCAACCGCCGAGGTTTCAGACGCCAGCTTTAAAAACGACGTTTTAGAAAGCGAACTGCCTGTTCTGGTTGACTTTTGGGCCCCTTGGTGTGGACCCTGTCGGATGGTCGGCCCCGTGGTCGAGGAGATTGCCCAACAGTATGAGGGTCAAGTGAAAGTCGTCAAGCTGAACACTGACGACAATCCTGAGGTCGCCAGTAAGTACGGGATTCGCAGTATTCCCACGCTGATGATTTTCAAAGATGGACAGCGAGTCGATATGGTCGTTGGCGCTGTCCCCAAAACCACATTGGCGAATACCCTCGAAAAGTATCTCTAG
- a CDS encoding GuaB3 family IMP dehydrogenase-related protein — protein sequence MDIAIGRGKNARRAYGIDEIALVPGNRTLDPILADTRWDIGGIKRDIPIIASAMDGVVDVQMAVKLSQLGALGVLNLEGIQTRYEDPNPILDRIASVDKTEFVPLMQDLYSQPIRDELIVKRIQEIKEQGGIAAVSVTPAGAVKFGQAIAEAQADLVFIQATVVSTAHLSPETVSPLDLAEFCEQMPMPVVLGNCVTYEVALNLMKTGAAAVLVGIGPGAACTSRGVLGVGVPQATAVADCAAARDDFFKETGKYVAVIADGGLVTGGDVCKCIACGADGVMIGSPIARAKEAPGRGYHWGMATPSPVLPRGTRIKVGSTGTLEQILRGPAQLDDGTHNFLGALQTSMGTLGAKNLREMQQVEIAIAPSLLTEGKVYQKAQQLGMGK from the coding sequence GTGGATATTGCAATTGGACGGGGAAAAAACGCTCGTCGCGCCTACGGAATTGACGAAATTGCCCTAGTGCCGGGAAACCGCACCCTCGATCCGATCCTTGCCGATACCCGTTGGGACATCGGCGGAATCAAACGAGACATCCCCATCATTGCCAGTGCGATGGATGGCGTGGTGGATGTACAGATGGCAGTTAAACTGTCTCAACTGGGTGCATTGGGGGTCTTGAACCTTGAGGGCATTCAAACTCGTTATGAGGATCCCAACCCGATTCTTGATCGCATTGCCTCCGTTGATAAAACCGAGTTTGTGCCTCTGATGCAAGACCTCTACAGTCAGCCGATTCGTGACGAGCTGATTGTCAAACGGATTCAGGAAATTAAAGAGCAGGGGGGAATTGCAGCGGTCAGCGTTACCCCAGCTGGAGCCGTTAAGTTTGGTCAGGCCATTGCCGAGGCGCAAGCGGACTTAGTGTTTATCCAGGCTACGGTAGTTTCGACGGCCCATCTATCTCCTGAGACGGTCTCGCCGTTGGATTTGGCGGAGTTCTGTGAACAAATGCCCATGCCAGTGGTGTTAGGGAACTGCGTCACCTATGAGGTGGCTCTAAACCTCATGAAAACGGGAGCCGCTGCTGTTCTCGTGGGGATTGGCCCGGGAGCCGCTTGTACCTCTCGTGGGGTGCTGGGGGTCGGCGTGCCTCAAGCCACGGCGGTTGCTGATTGTGCTGCGGCTCGGGATGATTTCTTTAAAGAAACCGGTAAATATGTTGCCGTCATTGCTGATGGCGGTCTCGTGACGGGTGGTGATGTTTGTAAATGTATTGCCTGTGGTGCGGATGGGGTCATGATTGGCTCCCCCATTGCTCGGGCGAAAGAGGCTCCAGGACGGGGGTATCACTGGGGAATGGCTACCCCGAGTCCCGTCTTACCTCGGGGAACCCGGATTAAGGTAGGTAGCACCGGCACCTTAGAACAAATTTTACGTGGGCCCGCCCAACTCGACGATGGAACCCATAACTTCCTGGGAGCCTTGCAAACCAGTATGGGGACTCTAGGGGCGAAAAACCTCCGGGAAATGCAACAGGTAGAAATTGCTATTGCTCCTTCATTATTAACCGAAGGAAAGGTTTATCAAAAAGCGCAGCAGTTGGGAATGGGTAAGTAG
- a CDS encoding M42 family metallopeptidase, giving the protein MSFERLFTTIEDLVMCHSPSGMEGQINQLLQERLEALGVEYFSDRADNLIAKIPGTRQAGAIAITAHKDEIGAIVKGIDAHGRISIRKLGGAFPWVYGEGVVDLLGDQATCSGILSFGSRHVSHESPQKLLQDERPLTWQNAWVETKRSPENLAALGIRPGTRVVVGKHRKRPFRLDDYIASYTLDNKASLAILLELAARLQDPPVTVYLVASAKEEVGALGALYFSNHQVLDALIALEICPLAPEYPIDDGEAPVLLSQDGYGLYDEGLTQQLKQAAQSREIPIQQAIIIGFGSDASIAMKLGHVARGACLGFPTQNTHGYEIAHLGAIAHCVEVLLAYCQNAQNFLP; this is encoded by the coding sequence TTGTCATTTGAGCGCCTATTTACAACCATCGAAGACCTGGTCATGTGCCATTCCCCCAGTGGGATGGAGGGGCAAATCAATCAACTTTTGCAGGAGCGGTTAGAGGCATTGGGGGTTGAGTATTTTAGCGATCGCGCCGATAACCTGATTGCGAAGATTCCTGGAACTCGTCAGGCGGGGGCGATCGCCATTACCGCCCATAAAGACGAAATTGGGGCCATTGTTAAAGGCATTGATGCTCACGGCCGAATCTCAATTCGTAAATTGGGGGGTGCTTTTCCCTGGGTTTATGGTGAGGGAGTTGTGGACTTACTTGGGGATCAGGCCACCTGTTCAGGCATTCTCAGTTTTGGCTCCCGCCACGTCTCCCATGAATCCCCTCAAAAGCTATTGCAAGACGAGAGACCTCTCACCTGGCAAAATGCTTGGGTGGAGACCAAACGTAGCCCTGAAAACCTGGCGGCTTTGGGGATTCGCCCGGGAACGCGAGTTGTGGTGGGCAAACACCGCAAACGCCCCTTCCGCTTAGACGACTACATCGCCAGCTATACCTTAGATAACAAGGCTTCTCTGGCTATTCTGCTGGAGTTAGCCGCCCGTCTGCAAGACCCCCCGGTGACCGTGTATCTTGTGGCTTCAGCGAAGGAGGAAGTGGGGGCTCTAGGGGCGTTGTATTTCAGCAATCATCAGGTCTTAGATGCCCTAATTGCCCTAGAAATCTGTCCTCTCGCTCCCGAATATCCCATCGATGATGGGGAAGCTCCTGTCCTGTTATCTCAAGATGGCTATGGCCTTTATGACGAGGGCCTAACCCAGCAGCTGAAACAGGCTGCCCAGTCGCGAGAGATTCCCATCCAGCAGGCGATAATTATTGGCTTTGGCAGTGATGCCTCCATTGCCATGAAACTCGGCCATGTGGCCAGGGGAGCCTGTCTGGGTTTTCCCACCCAGAATACCCATGGCTATGAAATTGCCCATTTGGGGGCGATCGCCCATTGTGTCGAGGTTTTACTCGCCTACTGTCAGAACGCGCAAAATTTTCTACCTTAG
- a CDS encoding glycogen debranching protein → MTIWVCEQIDPSGIVQACIASEDESQARACHESFSSDLDEFQKSQGWTAQLRTVESWDEVPVTPLKLNR, encoded by the coding sequence ATGACTATTTGGGTTTGTGAACAAATCGACCCCAGTGGCATCGTCCAAGCTTGTATTGCCAGTGAAGACGAAAGCCAAGCACGGGCCTGTCATGAGTCGTTCAGCAGCGATCTCGATGAGTTCCAAAAATCTCAGGGCTGGACAGCTCAACTGCGAACGGTGGAGTCTTGGGATGAGGTTCCTGTTACTCCCCTAAAACTTAACCGCTAA
- a CDS encoding CPBP family intramembrane glutamic endopeptidase, producing MLKIGLLFIVWFGVWLPILVPLAWHSRWYPSRPLTPSRKLALVGSLYLLFPWVLWGLRQVGGVHFSYHGSWITVADLPSLSLGIAIGIFTVTILVSVQRIAGWISWRLTWTVSEGVGQFLLALLLGIWIGGTEEFIFRGLVQQELQQQGSVWLAASITSAIFALLHLIWQPCQTIPQLPGLWLMGMVLTLACVVTEGSLNLAWGLHGGWVCALIWLDSSGARQPTGAVPPWVTGLGEHPLAGVLGLLLLLVVGAVLWLWTLPGFNLSG from the coding sequence GTGCTAAAGATTGGCTTACTTTTCATCGTCTGGTTCGGGGTCTGGTTACCTATCCTGGTTCCCCTGGCCTGGCACAGTCGCTGGTATCCGTCTCGTCCCCTGACTCCGTCAAGAAAACTTGCCCTAGTGGGCAGTCTTTATCTGCTGTTTCCTTGGGTTTTATGGGGGCTGCGACAGGTTGGCGGAGTTCATTTTTCCTATCATGGCTCCTGGATCACGGTTGCTGATTTACCGTCCCTGAGTCTGGGGATAGCAATCGGGATTTTTACCGTTACGATTCTGGTGAGTGTGCAGAGAATCGCCGGGTGGATTTCCTGGCGCTTAACCTGGACCGTTTCTGAAGGAGTCGGGCAGTTCCTGTTGGCCCTATTGCTGGGAATTTGGATTGGTGGCACTGAAGAATTTATCTTTCGAGGACTGGTGCAACAGGAACTGCAACAGCAGGGGTCTGTTTGGCTGGCCGCCAGCATCACCAGTGCCATTTTTGCCCTGCTTCATTTAATATGGCAGCCGTGTCAAACCATACCACAACTGCCAGGACTTTGGCTGATGGGTATGGTTCTAACTCTGGCCTGTGTTGTGACTGAGGGCAGTTTAAATTTAGCTTGGGGCCTACATGGTGGCTGGGTTTGTGCCCTGATTTGGCTCGATAGCTCTGGGGCCCGTCAGCCCACTGGAGCGGTTCCCCCCTGGGTAACGGGGTTGGGGGAACATCCCCTAGCCGGGGTTCTGGGCCTACTACTGCTGCTCGTCGTGGGAGCCGTCCTCTGGCTTTGGACTTTGCCAGGGTTTAATCTTAGCGGTTAA
- a CDS encoding AbrB family transcriptional regulator gives MTETLSEKPTPLTGKALLTKVKELSHLPRRETAKRCGYYNITKNQQTRVNLTDFYDAVLAAKGIPLDPDGAKDGRGREPTYKVSVHKNGQIVIGSTYTNAMGLKPGDEFEIKLGYKHIHLIQMDRAEGDENGASGDDE, from the coding sequence ATGACTGAAACACTTTCGGAAAAACCCACGCCGCTGACGGGGAAGGCGTTACTAACAAAAGTCAAAGAACTGTCCCACTTACCTCGGCGAGAAACCGCGAAGCGTTGCGGCTACTACAACATCACTAAGAATCAGCAAACCCGTGTCAATCTGACGGATTTCTATGATGCGGTGTTGGCCGCCAAAGGGATTCCCCTTGATCCGGACGGCGCTAAGGATGGACGTGGTCGCGAACCGACTTACAAAGTGAGCGTTCACAAGAATGGACAAATCGTCATTGGGTCCACCTATACCAATGCCATGGGGTTAAAACCCGGCGATGAGTTTGAAATTAAGTTGGGTTACAAACACATTCACTTAATTCAGATGGATCGCGCTGAGGGTGACGAAAACGGTGCCAGTGGCGACGACGAGTAA
- the lpxD gene encoding UDP-3-O-(3-hydroxymyristoyl)glucosamine N-acyltransferase, whose translation MKFSELVAQLAEAGVIGSFSADADLNIHQVAAIEEAEVGCLSFIEGEGYVRYLQTTQASAVILPNDEVLQQQAQERGIAWISATSPKALFTDAISLFYQPYRPAPGCHPTAIIHESATLGANVSVGAHAVIDAHVTIGDDVCIAANVVLYPGVVIGDRSYLHANCTIHERTQIGVDCIIQSGVVLGAEGFGFVPSASGLKRMEQSGCVVLEAGVEIGCNSTVDRPAVGETRIGANSKIDNLVQIGHGCRIGKNCAICAQVGLAGGVTLGDGVTLAGQVGVANRAKIGAGATASAKTGIHRDVKAGALVSGFPAIDNALWRRSAALYKRLPELYQSLRQIQQQLNRDS comes from the coding sequence ATGAAATTCTCTGAACTTGTCGCACAGTTGGCTGAGGCCGGGGTGATTGGGAGCTTTAGTGCTGATGCAGATCTTAATATTCATCAGGTTGCGGCCATTGAAGAAGCTGAGGTGGGGTGTCTCTCCTTTATTGAAGGAGAGGGGTATGTCCGTTACTTACAAACGACCCAGGCCAGTGCCGTCATCCTACCGAACGACGAGGTCTTACAACAGCAAGCTCAAGAACGGGGCATTGCTTGGATTAGTGCCACCTCCCCCAAGGCCCTATTCACCGATGCCATTTCCCTGTTTTACCAACCCTACCGTCCGGCCCCAGGATGTCATCCCACCGCCATTATTCATGAATCGGCGACATTAGGAGCGAATGTCTCTGTTGGGGCTCATGCTGTGATTGATGCTCATGTAACCATCGGAGATGATGTTTGTATTGCTGCCAACGTCGTCTTGTATCCGGGAGTGGTCATCGGCGATCGCAGCTATCTCCATGCCAACTGTACGATTCACGAACGAACTCAAATTGGCGTTGACTGCATCATTCAAAGTGGAGTGGTCTTAGGAGCAGAAGGCTTTGGCTTTGTCCCGAGTGCCAGCGGCTTAAAACGGATGGAACAATCCGGGTGCGTCGTCCTTGAGGCTGGCGTGGAAATTGGTTGTAACTCTACCGTCGACCGTCCTGCTGTGGGAGAAACTCGTATTGGAGCCAACAGTAAGATTGATAACTTAGTGCAAATTGGTCATGGCTGTCGCATCGGTAAAAACTGCGCGATTTGTGCCCAAGTTGGCTTAGCGGGAGGTGTAACCCTGGGGGATGGTGTGACATTAGCCGGACAAGTTGGTGTCGCTAACCGGGCTAAAATTGGCGCTGGTGCTACAGCTTCCGCGAAAACAGGCATTCATCGGGATGTCAAAGCCGGTGCTCTCGTCTCAGGATTTCCGGCCATTGATAATGCACTCTGGCGACGGAGTGCTGCCTTATACAAACGCTTGCCGGAACTGTATCAAAGCCTGCGGCAAATTCAACAGCAGCTCAACCGGGATTCGTGA
- a CDS encoding YkvA family protein encodes MNPVFRNLATWYRAILRNPKYRGWVILGTLLYLISPLDISPDVLPILGQVDDVAILVLLMSEVWQMVQERFSISEEMSGQTAATVQSAEEEETVDVDAVSVE; translated from the coding sequence ATGAATCCTGTTTTCAGAAACCTCGCTACCTGGTATCGTGCTATATTACGCAACCCCAAATATCGGGGCTGGGTTATTCTCGGAACCCTGCTTTATCTGATCAGTCCCTTGGACATTTCCCCGGATGTCCTCCCTATTTTGGGACAAGTTGACGATGTGGCGATTCTGGTCTTACTGATGTCAGAAGTCTGGCAGATGGTTCAAGAGAGATTCTCCATCTCAGAGGAGATGAGCGGTCAGACGGCCGCCACCGTTCAGTCCGCTGAGGAAGAGGAAACCGTCGATGTGGATGCTGTCTCCGTTGAGTAA
- the rlmD gene encoding 23S rRNA (uracil(1939)-C(5))-methyltransferase RlmD encodes MEQGQVIEVEITDLADAGDGVGKWDDRVVFVPDTAIGDRAQVRLVQVKRNYARGKLQQLSHPSPTRQRPPCIVADKCGGCQWQHIEHSAQLAAKQNQVIQALVRIGGFANPPVAAVQTSGEKLGYRNKATYPVQVSPNGDIRAGYYQKGSHKLVNLNQCPVQDERLNPFLAQIKRDIGAQGWTIYNERQHQGEIRHLGVRVGRRTGQVLLTLVAKSGKLPQLEAQAHRWLENFDNLVGVCLNINGDRTNAIFGQSTRTLAGQSFLQEEFAGLQFRLRSDTFFQVNTEAAELIWQAIAQELNLQGHETVLDTYCGIGTFSLPLAQQVRQVWGLEVHAGSVAQARENAQLNQIENVEFYTGDVGQLLAENSPLWQEHPQEKPDIVVIDPPRQGCQPPVLEALIDRGCDRLVYISCKPSTLARDLKHLCAGGYDLRQVQPIDLFPQTAHIEAIAFLTRNNRTCQS; translated from the coding sequence ATGGAACAAGGACAAGTTATCGAAGTTGAGATTACTGATCTAGCCGATGCTGGCGATGGTGTTGGCAAATGGGACGATCGCGTGGTGTTCGTCCCGGATACCGCCATCGGCGATCGCGCTCAGGTGCGTCTGGTGCAGGTGAAACGCAATTACGCTCGGGGCAAACTTCAGCAGTTGTCCCATCCCTCGCCAACACGGCAGCGGCCACCCTGTATTGTGGCGGATAAGTGTGGGGGCTGTCAGTGGCAACATATCGAGCATTCGGCTCAGTTAGCGGCCAAACAAAATCAGGTTATTCAGGCCCTGGTGCGGATTGGGGGGTTTGCCAATCCTCCCGTGGCGGCGGTGCAAACGAGCGGTGAGAAGTTAGGCTATCGCAACAAAGCCACCTATCCGGTGCAAGTCTCCCCCAATGGGGATATCCGAGCTGGGTATTATCAGAAGGGGTCTCATAAACTGGTTAACCTGAATCAATGTCCGGTTCAAGATGAGCGTCTCAATCCCTTTCTGGCCCAGATTAAACGGGATATCGGGGCCCAGGGTTGGACGATTTATAATGAACGGCAGCATCAGGGGGAAATTCGTCACCTGGGGGTGCGGGTGGGACGGCGAACGGGTCAAGTTTTGTTAACGTTAGTGGCCAAATCCGGAAAACTGCCCCAACTTGAGGCGCAAGCACACCGATGGTTAGAGAACTTTGACAATTTAGTGGGGGTTTGTCTGAACATCAACGGCGATCGCACCAATGCCATTTTCGGTCAATCGACCCGAACCTTAGCCGGTCAATCCTTTCTCCAGGAAGAGTTTGCTGGGTTACAATTTCGCTTGCGATCGGATACCTTCTTCCAAGTTAATACGGAGGCGGCCGAGTTGATTTGGCAGGCGATCGCCCAAGAATTGAATCTCCAGGGCCATGAGACGGTCTTAGATACCTACTGTGGAATTGGCACCTTTTCCTTACCCCTGGCCCAACAAGTGCGGCAGGTTTGGGGGTTGGAAGTTCACGCTGGTTCGGTGGCCCAGGCCCGGGAAAATGCCCAACTCAATCAAATTGAGAATGTGGAGTTTTACACTGGGGATGTGGGGCAACTCTTGGCTGAAAACTCGCCACTCTGGCAGGAGCATCCTCAAGAAAAACCTGATATTGTAGTGATTGATCCACCGCGTCAAGGCTGTCAGCCCCCCGTCTTAGAGGCGTTGATTGACCGGGGGTGCGATCGCCTCGTCTATATCAGTTGTAAACCCAGTACCCTGGCCCGAGATCTCAAGCACCTCTGTGCCGGTGGCTATGACCTGAGGCAGGTTCAACCCATTGATTTATTTCCCCAAACCGCTCATATTGAAGCCATTGCCTTTTTGACTCGCAATAACCGAACCTGCCAATCCTAG
- a CDS encoding allophycocyanin subunit alpha-B — MSVVSQVILKSDDELRYPSSGELRGIQDFFQTGEQRLRIVETLADNEKKIVDKASQELWKRRPDFIAPGGNAFGQRERSQCIRDYGWYLRLVTYGVLAGSKEPIETIGIIGAREMYNALGVPMPGMVEAMVCLKEASIALLSNEDAEEAAPYFDYIIQSMSN, encoded by the coding sequence ATGAGTGTTGTTAGTCAAGTCATTCTAAAGTCCGACGACGAGTTACGCTATCCCAGCAGTGGCGAACTCCGAGGAATCCAAGACTTCTTCCAAACCGGCGAACAGCGGCTGCGCATCGTCGAAACCCTGGCCGACAATGAGAAGAAAATCGTTGATAAGGCCTCCCAGGAGCTGTGGAAGCGCCGTCCTGACTTCATCGCCCCCGGTGGCAATGCCTTCGGGCAACGGGAACGCAGTCAATGTATCCGCGACTATGGCTGGTATCTGCGTCTCGTCACCTATGGGGTGCTCGCGGGCAGCAAAGAACCCATCGAAACCATTGGCATTATCGGCGCTCGGGAAATGTACAATGCCCTCGGCGTCCCCATGCCCGGAATGGTGGAAGCCATGGTTTGCCTCAAGGAAGCCTCCATCGCTCTGCTGAGCAACGAAGATGCCGAAGAGGCCGCCCCCTACTTCGATTACATCATTCAATCGATGTCAAATTAG
- a CDS encoding MOSC domain-containing protein, which yields MARIEVKTIFKHPVKGFTPQVCEGVELRQDFGMVGDRAFAFMFTDTGNPQPQTPWLPKQYLAVQNDWAGLAKLRCSYHPQRQELELSLGETLGIVESVTTQEGRDRLSQFVTDYLQTLTPSSTARHPQATPVRLIGTATGDTRYPDRDRGQISLLSQGTLDEIAAKVGQSQIDARRFRPNFVVDGLAPWGEFDWAGRHLQLGTATIEVLTPIGRCLNIDVNPDTGDRDLSLLSQLPIHFGHAQTGVIARIVEGGCVQCGDTLL from the coding sequence ATGGCCCGGATTGAGGTTAAGACGATTTTTAAGCATCCTGTTAAGGGATTTACGCCCCAAGTTTGTGAGGGTGTGGAGTTACGACAGGATTTTGGCATGGTGGGCGATCGCGCTTTTGCGTTTATGTTCACGGATACGGGCAACCCCCAACCTCAAACCCCCTGGCTTCCTAAACAATACTTGGCAGTGCAAAATGATTGGGCCGGTTTGGCGAAGTTACGCTGTTCCTATCATCCCCAGCGTCAAGAACTGGAACTAAGTCTCGGTGAGACTCTGGGGATTGTAGAGTCGGTTACGACCCAGGAGGGACGCGATCGCCTCAGCCAGTTTGTGACTGATTATCTACAAACTCTAACTCCAAGCTCCACGGCTCGACATCCTCAAGCGACACCGGTGCGTTTGATTGGTACGGCGACGGGAGACACCCGCTATCCTGACCGCGACCGTGGACAGATTTCTTTGCTTTCCCAGGGAACTCTTGATGAGATTGCGGCCAAGGTGGGACAGTCTCAGATTGATGCTCGTCGCTTTCGTCCTAATTTTGTGGTGGATGGCCTTGCCCCTTGGGGTGAGTTTGATTGGGCCGGCCGCCATTTGCAACTGGGAACGGCTACGATTGAGGTTCTTACTCCCATTGGACGTTGCTTGAATATCGATGTTAATCCTGACACGGGCGATCGCGATCTGTCTTTACTCTCCCAACTTCCCATTCACTTCGGCCATGCTCAAACCGGGGTGATTGCCAGGATTGTTGAGGGGGGATGTGTTCAATGCGGTGATACTCTCCTCTGA
- a CDS encoding DUF3181 family protein, which yields MTASTREIEKLAAEIADKIYLDVAKWHLYLGDAHLHIPLAERFYPLLEADSLTEAALESVLQEISVPVGGGRRELPLRDLLPRAGQQDLMELLEIYQKDNL from the coding sequence ATGACTGCCAGCACTCGTGAGATTGAAAAGCTTGCGGCGGAGATTGCCGACAAGATTTATCTGGATGTTGCTAAATGGCATCTCTATCTGGGGGATGCTCATCTCCATATTCCCTTAGCTGAACGGTTTTATCCTCTCTTGGAAGCGGACAGCCTCACGGAAGCGGCTTTGGAATCGGTGTTGCAAGAGATTTCCGTTCCTGTGGGTGGGGGACGGCGAGAGTTGCCCTTACGGGATTTACTGCCTCGGGCGGGACAACAGGATTTAATGGAGTTGTTGGAAATTTATCAGAAGGACAATCTCTAA